Proteins co-encoded in one Spirochaetota bacterium genomic window:
- the ilvC gene encoding ketol-acid reductoisomerase, with product MRGSVMAKMYYDNDADLSVISNKTIAVIGYGSQGHAQAQNLRDSGCKVIVAELPGTPNYELAVSHNFKPVSAKEAAEKGDIIQILAQDHVQAKLYETEVKPHLKKGKTLVFSHGFNIHFGQIVPPADVDVIMVAPKGPGHLVRSEYEKGGGVPCLIAIHNDASGRAKETALAYAKGIGATRAGVIETTFKEETETDLFGEQCVLCGGVSELVKAGFDTLVEAGYQPEIAYFECLHELKLIVDLFYQGGINYMRYSVSDTAEYGDYMVGKRIITPETRKEMKKVLEEIQSGQFARQWILENLAGRPQFNAIKKREREHLIERVGRELRKMMKWIDSKEV from the coding sequence ATACGAGGTAGCGTTATGGCAAAGATGTACTACGATAATGATGCTGATTTATCAGTTATTTCAAACAAAACCATTGCTGTAATTGGATATGGCAGCCAGGGTCATGCACAGGCACAGAATTTACGCGATAGTGGCTGCAAAGTAATTGTTGCTGAACTTCCTGGCACTCCAAACTACGAATTAGCTGTTTCTCACAATTTCAAACCTGTTAGTGCAAAAGAGGCAGCTGAAAAAGGCGATATCATTCAGATATTAGCCCAGGATCATGTGCAGGCAAAACTATATGAAACCGAAGTAAAACCTCACCTTAAAAAAGGCAAAACACTGGTATTTTCCCATGGCTTCAATATTCATTTTGGCCAGATTGTTCCACCTGCTGATGTTGATGTCATCATGGTTGCTCCAAAAGGCCCTGGACATCTGGTACGCAGTGAATATGAAAAAGGGGGTGGAGTTCCCTGCCTCATTGCAATTCACAATGATGCAAGCGGTAGAGCAAAAGAAACAGCTCTTGCCTACGCAAAAGGAATAGGAGCAACTCGCGCAGGAGTTATCGAAACCACCTTTAAAGAAGAAACCGAAACAGATCTTTTTGGCGAGCAATGTGTACTATGCGGTGGGGTATCTGAGCTTGTTAAAGCTGGTTTTGATACACTGGTCGAAGCCGGGTATCAGCCCGAGATAGCATACTTTGAGTGTTTACATGAACTAAAACTCATTGTTGATTTATTCTATCAGGGTGGAATAAACTATATGCGATACTCAGTATCCGACACAGCAGAATATGGCGACTATATGGTTGGCAAACGCATTATAACCCCTGAAACACGCAAAGAAATGAAAAAAGTTTTGGAAGAAATACAGTCAGGTCAGTTTGCACGACAGTGGATTCTGGAAAATCTGGCAGGACGGCCACAGTTTAATGCAATTAAGAAACGTGAACGTGAACATCTTATTGAACGCGTTGGCCGTGAACTTAGAAAGATGATGAAGTGGATAGATAGTAAAGAGGTATAA
- a CDS encoding B12-binding domain-containing radical SAM protein, with product MNKKVLLVYPEIPLTYWSFKYSLEFIGKKAVFPPLGLLTVAAMLPHDWKIDLIDLNVSSFDHTLLPQYDMVMISAMLVQKQSFAEIASLCKEYNVPVVAGGPYPTSLWQSIPNVDHFVLNEAEVTLPKFLHDLQYGIPHHVYTSHEKPSLDVTPVPRFDIIDLKPYSSVPLQFSRGCPFNCEFCDIISLFGRNPRTKSPQQFLAELDAVYATGFRESIFIVDDNFIGNKAKAKELLKAIITWQIDHSYPFSFQTEASVNLAHDKELMHLMYEAGFDMVFLGIETPVVSSLQKAGKTQNTKEDLLENVKIIQQHGMEVSGGFIVGFDDDPENVFDLQSDFIQASGIPIAMVGILDALPNTRLYDRLQNEGRLICESNGNNTHKLAPNFIPKMPVKKLIDGYINLLKTIYSPPNYFKRCLTLIKRVPANRVVYRQFTFKEFKALVLSLIKQGFSSYSIHYFKFLINTLRMRPKLFSEAIALAIKGYHLFKITEKLVAEYNKSLKEEEITDTVDQVLITTMPVNPINTGMVHTDNR from the coding sequence ATGAATAAAAAAGTATTATTAGTATACCCTGAAATTCCACTTACCTATTGGAGTTTTAAATATTCCCTGGAATTTATTGGGAAAAAGGCAGTTTTCCCACCATTAGGATTGCTTACCGTTGCAGCAATGCTACCGCACGATTGGAAAATTGATTTAATTGATTTGAATGTATCTTCATTTGACCATACATTACTTCCACAATATGATATGGTCATGATTTCGGCCATGCTTGTTCAAAAGCAATCTTTTGCTGAAATTGCATCATTATGCAAAGAATACAATGTCCCTGTAGTAGCTGGAGGTCCTTACCCAACATCATTATGGCAATCAATTCCTAATGTTGACCACTTTGTTTTGAATGAAGCCGAAGTAACATTGCCAAAGTTTCTGCACGATTTGCAGTATGGTATTCCTCATCATGTGTATACTTCACACGAAAAACCATCACTTGATGTAACACCAGTTCCACGATTTGATATTATTGATCTAAAACCATATTCAAGTGTGCCATTACAATTTTCACGGGGTTGCCCATTCAACTGTGAATTCTGCGATATTATATCATTATTTGGTAGAAATCCACGTACAAAATCACCTCAACAATTTTTGGCAGAACTTGACGCAGTGTACGCAACTGGTTTCAGGGAATCTATTTTTATTGTCGACGATAATTTTATAGGCAATAAGGCAAAAGCAAAAGAGTTATTAAAAGCAATTATTACTTGGCAGATTGACCACTCATATCCATTTTCATTTCAAACCGAAGCAAGCGTAAACCTGGCTCATGATAAAGAACTCATGCACTTAATGTATGAAGCTGGTTTTGATATGGTTTTTTTGGGTATTGAGACACCTGTAGTTTCTTCACTTCAGAAAGCAGGTAAAACACAAAATACCAAAGAAGATTTATTAGAAAATGTCAAGATAATTCAGCAACATGGCATGGAAGTCAGTGGCGGTTTTATTGTTGGTTTTGACGATGACCCTGAAAATGTCTTTGATCTGCAATCTGATTTTATACAAGCATCAGGCATACCTATTGCTATGGTTGGGATATTGGATGCACTTCCAAATACCCGTCTCTACGATCGACTTCAAAACGAAGGACGTCTTATCTGTGAATCAAATGGAAACAATACACATAAATTAGCACCAAATTTTATCCCTAAAATGCCAGTAAAAAAACTCATAGATGGCTACATCAATCTATTAAAAACAATTTATTCACCACCAAATTATTTTAAACGCTGCCTTACATTAATAAAAAGGGTCCCTGCGAATAGAGTTGTTTACAGGCAGTTCACTTTTAAGGAATTCAAGGCGCTTGTGCTATCGCTTATAAAACAAGGATTTTCAAGCTATTCTATTCATTATTTTAAATTTTTAATTAACACTCTGCGAATGCGTCCAAAACTATTTTCTGAAGCTATTGCCTTAGCCATCAAAGGATATCACCTTTTTAAGATCACAGAAAAATTAGTAGCAGAATACAATAAATCCTTGAAAGAGGAAGAAATAACTGATACAGTTGACCAAGTACTTATAACTACTATGCCTGTTAATCCAATCAATACAGGTATGGTACATACTGACAATCGTTAG